The following coding sequences are from one Syngnathus acus chromosome 14, fSynAcu1.2, whole genome shotgun sequence window:
- the LOC119133728 gene encoding UDP-glucuronosyltransferase 1-2-like, whose product MGSSPLAFILLALLASWGGPPGSDGGNVLVFPVDGSHWINMKVLLEELHQRGHQLTVIRAANSVYVPQSSPLYTAVTIDLAGTWQEFFKFMEELITNLRQGRTMHREFANFIYKAHSTWGDTISEFLDDERRVQSLRDSRFDLVLTDPAIAPGVILAKYLDLPLVLNVRWIHAGEGHMAMAPSPLSYVPMPGSGLTDKMNFLQRVKNVFFYVMITLQQKILIEPIYSAICRKHFPGGCDINSLLRQADVWLFRTDFVFDFPRPTMPNVVYIGGFQCRDARPLPAHLEDFVQSAGEHGVIVMSLGSLVNAMPERDAEELAAVFARLPQKVIWRHKGPRPSTLGNNTLVVDWMPQKDLLGHPQTKVFVAHGGTNGLQEAIFYGVPVLGIPLFFDQFDNLVRLEQRGAAKILELADLSQGFEASLKEVLSHDSYRRNIRKLSELHRDQPMRPMDRAVFWVEYVMRHKGAPHLRTQAYEMPWYAYYGVDVALLLAAIVIAPVLSTVALVRFFCCKKTRKNKAKRQ is encoded by the exons ATGG gatCCTCGCCACTCGCATTTATTCTGCTGGCCTTATTGGCGTCATGGGGGGGTCCGCCCGGGTCTGACGGGGGCAACGTCTTGGTGTTCCCAGTGGACGGCAGCCACTGGATCAACATGAAGGTTCTTCTGGAGGAGCTCCACCAGCGAGGACATCAGCTGACGGTCATCAGAGCCGCCAACAGCGTCTACGTGCCGCAAAGCTCGCCGCTCTACACTGCCGTCACCATCGACTTGGCGGGAACATGGCAggaatttttcaaatttatggaGGAGCTCATTACG AACCTCCGACAAGGACGCACCATGCACCGCGAGTTCGCCAACTTCATCTACAAGGCCCACTCGACGTGGGGAGACACAATCTCCGAGTTCCTGGATGATGAGAGGCGAGTTCAGAGTTTAAGAGACTCCCGCTTCGACCTGGTCCTGACCGACCCGGCCATCGCTCCCGGCGTGATTCTGGCCAAGTATTTGGACCTTCCTCTGGTGCTCAACGTACGCTGGATCCATGCCGGCGAGGGCCACATGGCCATGGCCCCGTCGCCCCTCTCCTACGTCCCCATGCCGGGATCAGGCTTGACGGATAAGATGAACTTCCTCCAGAGGGTAAAGAACGTCTTCTTCTACGTCATGATCACCCTCCAGCAGAAAATCCTGATCGAGCCCATCTACAGCGCCATCTGCAGGAAGCACTTCCCGGGCGGCTGCGATATCAACTCGCTCCTCCGGCAGGCTGACGTTTGGCTCTTCCGCACCGATTTTGTCTTTGACTTCCCCCGGCCCACCATGCCCAACGTAGTCTACATCGGCGGCTTCCAGTGCCGGGACGCCCGCCCGCTGCCTGCGCACCTGGAGGACTTTGTCCAGAGCGCCGGCGAGCACGGCGTGATCGTAATGAGTCTCGGCAGCCTGGTCAACGCTATGCCCGAGCGCGACGCTGAGGAACTCGCCGCCGTCTTTGCCAGGTTGCCGCAGAAG GTGATTTGGCGTCACAAGGGTCCTCGGCCGTCCACGCTGGGCAATAACACCCTGGTGGTGGACTGGATGCCCCAAAAGGATCTTCTGGGCCATCCGCAGACCAAAGTCTTCGTGGCCCACGGGGGCACCAATGGACTCCAGGAGGCCATCTTCTATGGCGTCCCCGTGCTGGGTATCCCGCTCTTCTTTGACCAGTTCGACAACCTGGTGCGCTTGGAGCAGAGAGGAGCCGCCAAGATCCTGGAGCTGGCTGACCTTAGCCAAGGCTTTGAGGCCAGCCTCAAGGAGGTTCTGAGCCACGACAGCTACCGGCGCAACATACGGAAGCTGTCCGAACTGCACCGGGATCAGCCTATGAGGCCCATGGATCGTGCAGTCTTCTGGGTGGAGTATGTGATGCGCCACAAGGGGGCGCCGCATCTGCGTACGCAGGCCTACGAGATGCCTTGGTATGCTTACTACGGCGTGGACGTGGCCCTGCTGCTGGCGGCCATAGTGATTGCGCCGGTGTTGTCCACCGTGGCTCTCGTCAGGTTCTTCTGTTGCAAAAAGACGAGaaagaacaaagcaaaacGACAATAG
- the supt20 gene encoding transcription factor SPT20 homolog isoform X3, with the protein MQQVLEYALDRAEYIVESARQRPARKRLSSGGRKSLYQKLHELYIEECEKEPELKNFRRNVKLLDKLLSQESVSCLVVNLYAGNDGYSLMLRGKNGSDSETIRLPYEEGELLEYLDAEELPPVLVDLLEKSQVNVFHCGCVLVEVRDYRQCATTKMPSYQSRHVLLRPTMQTLVCDVHAVTSEHHKWTQDDKLQLESQLILATAEPLCLDPSISVTCAANRLLYNKQKMNTRAMKRCFKRHSRAALNRQQELSQLPIPHQLRLYDYLQKRKERKAAPAVDLKISKIGNCVDMWRRNSCQLSVPKEIDVEKYAVVEKSLQLEDSQPPTVIWPAEERVDDYTFECEVGGQAQRTKVSIVQSPGDPLVYGKIYCAKDGEDGADLKLTHPPFLIGSKMDAERFLAQYKCVYERDVKCQVKMSHNSGSLAPAPPSPCKDEGDGFSPLIQASVLGKGPKHRPQPIKLPPGSGGGGSSGNPFGSQSASGLHKCPTPPPTAKGQPLSRKHSMELGQVGLLSPASLSPMSATQRSGTPTNTPCSTPHPADSAAPPEAPAQPALLAPFAQQQLALSQPLPVMSIPMPTAGITTGTASSPVMANPAGLNFINVVGSVCNPQTLMSGSNPMLGPGLNLSKILPSGSLMPSMQPAAQTGSHFGLNSSAGLRPLNVLQIPSGPLIFNPVQQQQQLSQFSPQSQSATSSPQQQGEPGDQGADASLANQQTAVINLGVSGFMSPQAAVAILAAPNAAAANGYGGSGPPGSGGGPAAYRQPSKK; encoded by the exons ATG CAACAAGTTTTGGAATATGCATTAGATCGAGCTGAG TACATTGTGGAAAGCGCTCGCCAGCGCCCCGCCAGGAAGCGTCTTTCATCCGGCGGCAGGAAGAGTTTGTACCAGAAGCTCCATGAGCTCTACATCGAAGAATGCGAAAAGGAGCCAGAGCTGAAG AATTTCAGGAGGAACGTGAAGCTGCTGGACAAGTTGCTGTCTCAGGAGTCTGTGTCGTGTCTGGTGGTCAACTTGTACGCCGGCAACGACGGCTACTCGCTCATGCTCAGGGGCAAGAATGGATCgg ATTCCGAAACGATCCGACTGCCGTATGAAGAAGGAGAGCTGCTGGAGTACCTGGATGCCGAGGAGCTGCCGCCCGTTCTTGTTGACCTGCTGGAGAAATCACAG GTGAACGTCTTCCACTGCGGCTGTGTCCTGGTGGAGGTGCGCGACTATAGGCAGTGTGCCACCACCAAGATGCCCTCCTaccagagcaggcacgtgctGCTCAGGCCCACCATGCAGACTCTGGTTTGCGACGTTCACGCCGTGACCAGCGAGCACCACAAGTGGACGCAG GACGACAAGTTGCAGCTGGAGAGCCAGCTGATCTTGGCCACGGCCGAGCCTCTGTGCCTGGACCCCTCCATCTCCGTCACCTGCGCCGCCAACCGGCTGCTCTACAATAAGCAAAAAATGAACACTCGCGCCATGAAACG GTGCTTCAAGAGACACTCTCGAGCGGCGCTGAACCGCCAGCAGGAGCTGTCGCAGCTGCCCATTCCGCACCAGCTGCGCCTCTACGACTACCTGCAGAAGAGGAAAGAGAGGAAAGCCGCGCCCGCCGTCGACCTGAAGATCTCCAAGATCGGAAAT TGCGTGGACATGTGGAGACGGAACAGCTGCCAGCTGAGCGTTCCCAAAGAAATCGAC GTGGAAAAGTACGCCGTGGTGGAGAAGTCGCTGCAGTTGGAAGATTCTCAGCCCCCCACTGTGATCTGGCCCGCTGAG GAGCGGGTGGACGACTACACCTTTGAGTGCGAGGTGGGCGGTCAGGCCCAGAGGACCAAGGTGTCCATCGTCCAGTCGCCAGGTGACCCGCTGGTGTACGGCAAGATCTACTGCGCCAAAGACGGCGAGGACGGCGCCGACCTGAAGCTCACGCATCCGCC gtTCCTCATTGGCTCTAAAATGGACGCAGAGCG GTTCCTCGCCCAGTACAAATGCGTGTACGAGCGTGACGTCAAGTGTCAGGTCAAGATGTCCCACAACTCAGGCAGCCTGGCTCcggcccccccctccccctgcaAGGATGAG GGCGACGGCTTTTCTCCGCTGATCCAAGCGTCCGTGTTGGGCAAAGGGCCGAAGCACCGGCCGCAGCCCATCAAACTGCCGCCGGGatcgggcggcggcggctcctCAG GAAATCCGTTCGGCTCCCAAAGCGCAAGTGGTCTTCACAAGTGTCCTACACCGCCGCCCACCGCCAAAGGCCAGCCTCTGAGCAGGAAGCACTCCATGGAGCTGGGGCAGGTGGGCCTgctgtcccccgcctccctttCGCCCATGAGCGCCACGCAAA GATCAGGCACCCCTACCAACACGCCGTGCTCGACGCCGCACCCCGCCGACTCGGCCGCCCCGCCGGAGGCGCCGGCGCAGCCCGCCCTGCTGGCGCCGTTCGCCCAGCAGCAGCTGGCCCTCAGCCAGCCGCTGCCCGTCATGAGTATCCCCATGCCCACGGCAGGCATCACCACCGGCACCGCCTCCTCGCCCGTCATGGCCAACCCGGCCGGCCTCAACTTCATCAACGTTGTCGGCTCTGTCTG CAACCCGCAGACGCTAATGAGCGGCTCAAACCCCATGCTCGGTCCCGGACTCAACCTGAGCAAGATCCTGCCGTCCGGAAGCCTCATGCCCTCCATGCAGCCCGCCGCGCAGACCG GGAGTCACTTTGGCCTGAATAGTAGCGCTGGGCTGCGACCGCTCAACGTGCTGCAG ATCCCGAGCGGTCCGCTCATCTTCAACCccgtgcagcagcagcagcagctgtcGCAGTTCTCCCCGCAGAGCCAGTCGGCCACTTCCAGCCCTCAGCAGCAGGGGGAGCCG GGCGATCAGGGCGCAGACGCGAGTTTGGCCAACCAGCAAACGGCCGTCATCAACTTGGGCGTGAGCGGCTTCATGTCTCCGCAGGCGGCag
- the supt20 gene encoding transcription factor SPT20 homolog isoform X1, whose product MQQVLEYALDRAEYIVESARQRPARKRLSSGGRKSLYQKLHELYIEECEKEPELKNFRRNVKLLDKLLSQESVSCLVVNLYAGNDGYSLMLRGKNGSDSETIRLPYEEGELLEYLDAEELPPVLVDLLEKSQVNVFHCGCVLVEVRDYRQCATTKMPSYQSRHVLLRPTMQTLVCDVHAVTSEHHKWTQDDKLQLESQLILATAEPLCLDPSISVTCAANRLLYNKQKMNTRAMKRCFKRHSRAALNRQQELSQLPIPHQLRLYDYLQKRKERKAAPAVDLKISKIGNCVDMWRRNSCQLSVPKEIDVEKYAVVEKSLQLEDSQPPTVIWPAEERVDDYTFECEVGGQAQRTKVSIVQSPGDPLVYGKIYCAKDGEDGADLKLTHPPFLIGSKMDAERFLAQYKCVYERDVKCQVKMSHNSGSLAPAPPSPCKDEGDGFSPLIQASVLGKGPKHRPQPIKLPPGSGGGGSSGNPFGSQSASGLHKCPTPPPTAKGQPLSRKHSMELGQVGLLSPASLSPMSATQRSGTPTNTPCSTPHPADSAAPPEAPAQPALLAPFAQQQLALSQPLPVMSIPMPTAGITTGTASSPVMANPAGLNFINVVGSVCNPQTLMSGSNPMLGPGLNLSKILPSGSLMPSMQPAAQTGSHFGLNSSAGLRPLNVLQIPSGPLIFNPVQQQQQLSQFSPQSQSATSSPQQQGEPGDQGADASLANQQTAVINLGVSGFMSPQAAVLSQLGCGLDGSGPPLPSPRLQQQHQPQIQLQFLQHQMQQQQMAMAAAAPQGAAGGPQHTASQARSRRKRSTPQPLPKARQPETLPPATPRRE is encoded by the exons ATG CAACAAGTTTTGGAATATGCATTAGATCGAGCTGAG TACATTGTGGAAAGCGCTCGCCAGCGCCCCGCCAGGAAGCGTCTTTCATCCGGCGGCAGGAAGAGTTTGTACCAGAAGCTCCATGAGCTCTACATCGAAGAATGCGAAAAGGAGCCAGAGCTGAAG AATTTCAGGAGGAACGTGAAGCTGCTGGACAAGTTGCTGTCTCAGGAGTCTGTGTCGTGTCTGGTGGTCAACTTGTACGCCGGCAACGACGGCTACTCGCTCATGCTCAGGGGCAAGAATGGATCgg ATTCCGAAACGATCCGACTGCCGTATGAAGAAGGAGAGCTGCTGGAGTACCTGGATGCCGAGGAGCTGCCGCCCGTTCTTGTTGACCTGCTGGAGAAATCACAG GTGAACGTCTTCCACTGCGGCTGTGTCCTGGTGGAGGTGCGCGACTATAGGCAGTGTGCCACCACCAAGATGCCCTCCTaccagagcaggcacgtgctGCTCAGGCCCACCATGCAGACTCTGGTTTGCGACGTTCACGCCGTGACCAGCGAGCACCACAAGTGGACGCAG GACGACAAGTTGCAGCTGGAGAGCCAGCTGATCTTGGCCACGGCCGAGCCTCTGTGCCTGGACCCCTCCATCTCCGTCACCTGCGCCGCCAACCGGCTGCTCTACAATAAGCAAAAAATGAACACTCGCGCCATGAAACG GTGCTTCAAGAGACACTCTCGAGCGGCGCTGAACCGCCAGCAGGAGCTGTCGCAGCTGCCCATTCCGCACCAGCTGCGCCTCTACGACTACCTGCAGAAGAGGAAAGAGAGGAAAGCCGCGCCCGCCGTCGACCTGAAGATCTCCAAGATCGGAAAT TGCGTGGACATGTGGAGACGGAACAGCTGCCAGCTGAGCGTTCCCAAAGAAATCGAC GTGGAAAAGTACGCCGTGGTGGAGAAGTCGCTGCAGTTGGAAGATTCTCAGCCCCCCACTGTGATCTGGCCCGCTGAG GAGCGGGTGGACGACTACACCTTTGAGTGCGAGGTGGGCGGTCAGGCCCAGAGGACCAAGGTGTCCATCGTCCAGTCGCCAGGTGACCCGCTGGTGTACGGCAAGATCTACTGCGCCAAAGACGGCGAGGACGGCGCCGACCTGAAGCTCACGCATCCGCC gtTCCTCATTGGCTCTAAAATGGACGCAGAGCG GTTCCTCGCCCAGTACAAATGCGTGTACGAGCGTGACGTCAAGTGTCAGGTCAAGATGTCCCACAACTCAGGCAGCCTGGCTCcggcccccccctccccctgcaAGGATGAG GGCGACGGCTTTTCTCCGCTGATCCAAGCGTCCGTGTTGGGCAAAGGGCCGAAGCACCGGCCGCAGCCCATCAAACTGCCGCCGGGatcgggcggcggcggctcctCAG GAAATCCGTTCGGCTCCCAAAGCGCAAGTGGTCTTCACAAGTGTCCTACACCGCCGCCCACCGCCAAAGGCCAGCCTCTGAGCAGGAAGCACTCCATGGAGCTGGGGCAGGTGGGCCTgctgtcccccgcctccctttCGCCCATGAGCGCCACGCAAA GATCAGGCACCCCTACCAACACGCCGTGCTCGACGCCGCACCCCGCCGACTCGGCCGCCCCGCCGGAGGCGCCGGCGCAGCCCGCCCTGCTGGCGCCGTTCGCCCAGCAGCAGCTGGCCCTCAGCCAGCCGCTGCCCGTCATGAGTATCCCCATGCCCACGGCAGGCATCACCACCGGCACCGCCTCCTCGCCCGTCATGGCCAACCCGGCCGGCCTCAACTTCATCAACGTTGTCGGCTCTGTCTG CAACCCGCAGACGCTAATGAGCGGCTCAAACCCCATGCTCGGTCCCGGACTCAACCTGAGCAAGATCCTGCCGTCCGGAAGCCTCATGCCCTCCATGCAGCCCGCCGCGCAGACCG GGAGTCACTTTGGCCTGAATAGTAGCGCTGGGCTGCGACCGCTCAACGTGCTGCAG ATCCCGAGCGGTCCGCTCATCTTCAACCccgtgcagcagcagcagcagctgtcGCAGTTCTCCCCGCAGAGCCAGTCGGCCACTTCCAGCCCTCAGCAGCAGGGGGAGCCG GGCGATCAGGGCGCAGACGCGAGTTTGGCCAACCAGCAAACGGCCGTCATCAACTTGGGCGTGAGCGGCTTCATGTCTCCGCAGGCGGCag TGCTGTCCCAGTTGGGCTGTGGGCTGGACGGGTCTGGGCCCCCACTGCCTTCTCCAAGgcttcagcagcagcaccagcctCAGATCCAA
- the supt20 gene encoding transcription factor SPT20 homolog isoform X2: MQQVLEYALDRAEYIVESARQRPARKRLSSGGRKSLYQKLHELYIEECEKEPELKNFRRNVKLLDKLLSQESVSCLVVNLYAGNDGYSLMLRGKNGSDSETIRLPYEEGELLEYLDAEELPPVLVDLLEKSQVNVFHCGCVLVEVRDYRQCATTKMPSYQSRHVLLRPTMQTLVCDVHAVTSEHHKWTQDDKLQLESQLILATAEPLCLDPSISVTCAANRLLYNKQKMNTRAMKRCFKRHSRAALNRQQELSQLPIPHQLRLYDYLQKRKERKAAPAVDLKISKIGNCVDMWRRNSCQLSVPKEIDVEKYAVVEKSLQLEDSQPPTVIWPAEERVDDYTFECEVGGQAQRTKVSIVQSPGDPLVYGKIYCAKDGEDGADLKLTHPPFLIGSKMDAERFLAQYKCVYERDVKCQVKMSHNSGSLAPAPPSPCKDEGDGFSPLIQASVLGKGPKHRPQPIKLPPGSGGGGSSGNPFGSQSASGLHKCPTPPPTAKGQPLSRKHSMELGQVGLLSPASLSPMSATQRSGTPTNTPCSTPHPADSAAPPEAPAQPALLAPFAQQQLALSQPLPVMSIPMPTAGITTGTASSPVMANPAGLNFINVVGSVCNPQTLMSGSNPMLGPGLNLSKILPSGSLMPSMQPAAQTGSHFGLNSSAGLRPLNVLQIPSGPLIFNPVQQQQQLSQFSPQSQSATSSPQQQGEPGADASLANQQTAVINLGVSGFMSPQAAVLSQLGCGLDGSGPPLPSPRLQQQHQPQIQLQFLQHQMQQQQMAMAAAAPQGAAGGPQHTASQARSRRKRSTPQPLPKARQPETLPPATPRRE; encoded by the exons ATG CAACAAGTTTTGGAATATGCATTAGATCGAGCTGAG TACATTGTGGAAAGCGCTCGCCAGCGCCCCGCCAGGAAGCGTCTTTCATCCGGCGGCAGGAAGAGTTTGTACCAGAAGCTCCATGAGCTCTACATCGAAGAATGCGAAAAGGAGCCAGAGCTGAAG AATTTCAGGAGGAACGTGAAGCTGCTGGACAAGTTGCTGTCTCAGGAGTCTGTGTCGTGTCTGGTGGTCAACTTGTACGCCGGCAACGACGGCTACTCGCTCATGCTCAGGGGCAAGAATGGATCgg ATTCCGAAACGATCCGACTGCCGTATGAAGAAGGAGAGCTGCTGGAGTACCTGGATGCCGAGGAGCTGCCGCCCGTTCTTGTTGACCTGCTGGAGAAATCACAG GTGAACGTCTTCCACTGCGGCTGTGTCCTGGTGGAGGTGCGCGACTATAGGCAGTGTGCCACCACCAAGATGCCCTCCTaccagagcaggcacgtgctGCTCAGGCCCACCATGCAGACTCTGGTTTGCGACGTTCACGCCGTGACCAGCGAGCACCACAAGTGGACGCAG GACGACAAGTTGCAGCTGGAGAGCCAGCTGATCTTGGCCACGGCCGAGCCTCTGTGCCTGGACCCCTCCATCTCCGTCACCTGCGCCGCCAACCGGCTGCTCTACAATAAGCAAAAAATGAACACTCGCGCCATGAAACG GTGCTTCAAGAGACACTCTCGAGCGGCGCTGAACCGCCAGCAGGAGCTGTCGCAGCTGCCCATTCCGCACCAGCTGCGCCTCTACGACTACCTGCAGAAGAGGAAAGAGAGGAAAGCCGCGCCCGCCGTCGACCTGAAGATCTCCAAGATCGGAAAT TGCGTGGACATGTGGAGACGGAACAGCTGCCAGCTGAGCGTTCCCAAAGAAATCGAC GTGGAAAAGTACGCCGTGGTGGAGAAGTCGCTGCAGTTGGAAGATTCTCAGCCCCCCACTGTGATCTGGCCCGCTGAG GAGCGGGTGGACGACTACACCTTTGAGTGCGAGGTGGGCGGTCAGGCCCAGAGGACCAAGGTGTCCATCGTCCAGTCGCCAGGTGACCCGCTGGTGTACGGCAAGATCTACTGCGCCAAAGACGGCGAGGACGGCGCCGACCTGAAGCTCACGCATCCGCC gtTCCTCATTGGCTCTAAAATGGACGCAGAGCG GTTCCTCGCCCAGTACAAATGCGTGTACGAGCGTGACGTCAAGTGTCAGGTCAAGATGTCCCACAACTCAGGCAGCCTGGCTCcggcccccccctccccctgcaAGGATGAG GGCGACGGCTTTTCTCCGCTGATCCAAGCGTCCGTGTTGGGCAAAGGGCCGAAGCACCGGCCGCAGCCCATCAAACTGCCGCCGGGatcgggcggcggcggctcctCAG GAAATCCGTTCGGCTCCCAAAGCGCAAGTGGTCTTCACAAGTGTCCTACACCGCCGCCCACCGCCAAAGGCCAGCCTCTGAGCAGGAAGCACTCCATGGAGCTGGGGCAGGTGGGCCTgctgtcccccgcctccctttCGCCCATGAGCGCCACGCAAA GATCAGGCACCCCTACCAACACGCCGTGCTCGACGCCGCACCCCGCCGACTCGGCCGCCCCGCCGGAGGCGCCGGCGCAGCCCGCCCTGCTGGCGCCGTTCGCCCAGCAGCAGCTGGCCCTCAGCCAGCCGCTGCCCGTCATGAGTATCCCCATGCCCACGGCAGGCATCACCACCGGCACCGCCTCCTCGCCCGTCATGGCCAACCCGGCCGGCCTCAACTTCATCAACGTTGTCGGCTCTGTCTG CAACCCGCAGACGCTAATGAGCGGCTCAAACCCCATGCTCGGTCCCGGACTCAACCTGAGCAAGATCCTGCCGTCCGGAAGCCTCATGCCCTCCATGCAGCCCGCCGCGCAGACCG GGAGTCACTTTGGCCTGAATAGTAGCGCTGGGCTGCGACCGCTCAACGTGCTGCAG ATCCCGAGCGGTCCGCTCATCTTCAACCccgtgcagcagcagcagcagctgtcGCAGTTCTCCCCGCAGAGCCAGTCGGCCACTTCCAGCCCTCAGCAGCAGGGGGAGCCG GGCGCAGACGCGAGTTTGGCCAACCAGCAAACGGCCGTCATCAACTTGGGCGTGAGCGGCTTCATGTCTCCGCAGGCGGCag TGCTGTCCCAGTTGGGCTGTGGGCTGGACGGGTCTGGGCCCCCACTGCCTTCTCCAAGgcttcagcagcagcaccagcctCAGATCCAA
- the supt20 gene encoding transcription factor SPT20 homolog isoform X4, whose product MQQVLEYALDRAEYIVESARQRPARKRLSSGGRKSLYQKLHELYIEECEKEPELKNFRRNVKLLDKLLSQESVSCLVVNLYAGNDGYSLMLRGKNGSDSETIRLPYEEGELLEYLDAEELPPVLVDLLEKSQVNVFHCGCVLVEVRDYRQCATTKMPSYQSRHVLLRPTMQTLVCDVHAVTSEHHKWTQDDKLQLESQLILATAEPLCLDPSISVTCAANRLLYNKQKMNTRAMKRCFKRHSRAALNRQQELSQLPIPHQLRLYDYLQKRKERKAAPAVDLKISKIGNCVDMWRRNSCQLSVPKEIDVEKYAVVEKSLQLEDSQPPTVIWPAEERVDDYTFECEVGGQAQRTKVSIVQSPGDPLVYGKIYCAKDGEDGADLKLTHPPFLIGSKMDAERFLAQYKCVYERDVKCQVKMSHNSGSLAPAPPSPCKDEGDGFSPLIQASVLGKGPKHRPQPIKLPPGSGGGGSSGNPFGSQSASGLHKCPTPPPTAKGQPLSRKHSMELGQVGLLSPASLSPMSATQRSGTPTNTPCSTPHPADSAAPPEAPAQPALLAPFAQQQLALSQPLPVMSIPMPTAGITTGTASSPVMANPAGLNFINVVGSVCNPQTLMSGSNPMLGPGLNLSKILPSGSLMPSMQPAAQTGSHFGLNSSAGLRPLNVLQIPSGPLIFNPVQQQQQLSQFSPQSQSATSSPQQQGEPGADASLANQQTAVINLGVSGFMSPQAAVAILAAPNAAAANGYGGSGPPGSGGGPAAYRQPSKK is encoded by the exons ATG CAACAAGTTTTGGAATATGCATTAGATCGAGCTGAG TACATTGTGGAAAGCGCTCGCCAGCGCCCCGCCAGGAAGCGTCTTTCATCCGGCGGCAGGAAGAGTTTGTACCAGAAGCTCCATGAGCTCTACATCGAAGAATGCGAAAAGGAGCCAGAGCTGAAG AATTTCAGGAGGAACGTGAAGCTGCTGGACAAGTTGCTGTCTCAGGAGTCTGTGTCGTGTCTGGTGGTCAACTTGTACGCCGGCAACGACGGCTACTCGCTCATGCTCAGGGGCAAGAATGGATCgg ATTCCGAAACGATCCGACTGCCGTATGAAGAAGGAGAGCTGCTGGAGTACCTGGATGCCGAGGAGCTGCCGCCCGTTCTTGTTGACCTGCTGGAGAAATCACAG GTGAACGTCTTCCACTGCGGCTGTGTCCTGGTGGAGGTGCGCGACTATAGGCAGTGTGCCACCACCAAGATGCCCTCCTaccagagcaggcacgtgctGCTCAGGCCCACCATGCAGACTCTGGTTTGCGACGTTCACGCCGTGACCAGCGAGCACCACAAGTGGACGCAG GACGACAAGTTGCAGCTGGAGAGCCAGCTGATCTTGGCCACGGCCGAGCCTCTGTGCCTGGACCCCTCCATCTCCGTCACCTGCGCCGCCAACCGGCTGCTCTACAATAAGCAAAAAATGAACACTCGCGCCATGAAACG GTGCTTCAAGAGACACTCTCGAGCGGCGCTGAACCGCCAGCAGGAGCTGTCGCAGCTGCCCATTCCGCACCAGCTGCGCCTCTACGACTACCTGCAGAAGAGGAAAGAGAGGAAAGCCGCGCCCGCCGTCGACCTGAAGATCTCCAAGATCGGAAAT TGCGTGGACATGTGGAGACGGAACAGCTGCCAGCTGAGCGTTCCCAAAGAAATCGAC GTGGAAAAGTACGCCGTGGTGGAGAAGTCGCTGCAGTTGGAAGATTCTCAGCCCCCCACTGTGATCTGGCCCGCTGAG GAGCGGGTGGACGACTACACCTTTGAGTGCGAGGTGGGCGGTCAGGCCCAGAGGACCAAGGTGTCCATCGTCCAGTCGCCAGGTGACCCGCTGGTGTACGGCAAGATCTACTGCGCCAAAGACGGCGAGGACGGCGCCGACCTGAAGCTCACGCATCCGCC gtTCCTCATTGGCTCTAAAATGGACGCAGAGCG GTTCCTCGCCCAGTACAAATGCGTGTACGAGCGTGACGTCAAGTGTCAGGTCAAGATGTCCCACAACTCAGGCAGCCTGGCTCcggcccccccctccccctgcaAGGATGAG GGCGACGGCTTTTCTCCGCTGATCCAAGCGTCCGTGTTGGGCAAAGGGCCGAAGCACCGGCCGCAGCCCATCAAACTGCCGCCGGGatcgggcggcggcggctcctCAG GAAATCCGTTCGGCTCCCAAAGCGCAAGTGGTCTTCACAAGTGTCCTACACCGCCGCCCACCGCCAAAGGCCAGCCTCTGAGCAGGAAGCACTCCATGGAGCTGGGGCAGGTGGGCCTgctgtcccccgcctccctttCGCCCATGAGCGCCACGCAAA GATCAGGCACCCCTACCAACACGCCGTGCTCGACGCCGCACCCCGCCGACTCGGCCGCCCCGCCGGAGGCGCCGGCGCAGCCCGCCCTGCTGGCGCCGTTCGCCCAGCAGCAGCTGGCCCTCAGCCAGCCGCTGCCCGTCATGAGTATCCCCATGCCCACGGCAGGCATCACCACCGGCACCGCCTCCTCGCCCGTCATGGCCAACCCGGCCGGCCTCAACTTCATCAACGTTGTCGGCTCTGTCTG CAACCCGCAGACGCTAATGAGCGGCTCAAACCCCATGCTCGGTCCCGGACTCAACCTGAGCAAGATCCTGCCGTCCGGAAGCCTCATGCCCTCCATGCAGCCCGCCGCGCAGACCG GGAGTCACTTTGGCCTGAATAGTAGCGCTGGGCTGCGACCGCTCAACGTGCTGCAG ATCCCGAGCGGTCCGCTCATCTTCAACCccgtgcagcagcagcagcagctgtcGCAGTTCTCCCCGCAGAGCCAGTCGGCCACTTCCAGCCCTCAGCAGCAGGGGGAGCCG GGCGCAGACGCGAGTTTGGCCAACCAGCAAACGGCCGTCATCAACTTGGGCGTGAGCGGCTTCATGTCTCCGCAGGCGGCag